A section of the Serratia liquefaciens ATCC 27592 genome encodes:
- a CDS encoding YbfB/YjiJ family MFS transporter encodes MALRIALSGFIALIVAMGIGRFAFTPQVPLMIAEHQFTLTGAGLVAAINYLGYLCGAYDAMRASRHVERRLWLGVWGAVILTLLSAWVQGEWWHGAVRFFIGWASGWSMVLVAAWTNERLAHYGRPALSAAVFAGPGAGIFISGMLAVGIHSLALTASQAWLVYGVLALVLIGAISINLPKTGELHRPDVAPEPLLLTPALKRLVWSYSLAGFGYILPATFLSQMAAARFPGSLFAQFVWPIFGGAAVLGIVIGILTRHRLTTQTRLAITLWVQALGVLSAEIVPGVAGLALGALLTGGGFLSVVQLSIQHGRELAPNHARYMAGLLTTGYAIGQLVGPTLSALSTALTHRLEPALYVAVAALIVAGLLVVNTSARELARKPMAQ; translated from the coding sequence ATGGCCTTAAGAATTGCCCTGAGCGGTTTTATCGCGTTGATCGTTGCCATGGGGATTGGCCGCTTCGCCTTTACCCCGCAGGTGCCGCTGATGATTGCTGAGCATCAGTTTACTCTGACCGGCGCCGGATTGGTGGCGGCCATCAACTATCTGGGCTACCTGTGCGGCGCTTACGATGCCATGCGTGCCAGCCGACACGTGGAACGTCGGCTGTGGTTGGGCGTGTGGGGGGCGGTGATCTTGACGCTGCTTTCCGCCTGGGTACAGGGGGAGTGGTGGCACGGTGCGGTGCGTTTCTTCATCGGGTGGGCTAGCGGTTGGTCGATGGTACTGGTGGCGGCCTGGACCAACGAACGGTTGGCACACTATGGCCGACCGGCGCTCAGCGCGGCGGTGTTTGCCGGCCCGGGAGCCGGAATTTTTATCAGCGGCATGCTGGCGGTGGGGATCCACAGTCTGGCGTTGACCGCGTCACAGGCCTGGCTGGTCTACGGCGTACTGGCGCTGGTATTGATTGGCGCGATCAGCATTAATCTGCCGAAGACCGGCGAATTGCATCGTCCTGACGTGGCGCCTGAGCCATTGTTGTTGACCCCGGCGCTGAAACGTCTGGTGTGGAGCTACAGTCTCGCAGGCTTTGGTTATATTCTGCCGGCCACTTTTTTGTCGCAAATGGCCGCGGCGCGCTTTCCCGGCAGCCTGTTCGCGCAATTTGTCTGGCCGATCTTTGGTGGGGCGGCGGTGCTGGGGATTGTCATCGGTATTCTGACCCGTCACCGGCTGACTACTCAAACCCGGCTGGCTATCACCCTGTGGGTACAGGCATTGGGGGTGTTAAGCGCGGAAATCGTACCGGGAGTTGCCGGCTTGGCACTGGGCGCGTTGCTGACCGGTGGCGGCTTCCTCAGCGTGGTGCAGCTGTCGATTCAGCATGGCCGTGAGTTGGCACCCAACCATGCCCGTTATATGGCGGGACTGCTGACCACCGGTTATGCGATTGGCCAACTGGTTGGTCCGACGCTGTCGGCGTTGTCTACCGCATTGACTCACCGACTGGAACCGGCATTGTACGTGGCCGTGGCGGCGCTGATTGTGGCCGGTCTGCTGGTGGTCAATACGTCGGCGCGCGAGCTGGCGCGAAAACCGATGGCGCAGTGA
- a CDS encoding S-(hydroxymethyl)glutathione dehydrogenase/class III alcohol dehydrogenase produces the protein MEMIKTRAAVAWGPNQPLKIEEVDLMPPQKGEVLVRIVATGVCHTDAYTLSGADPEGVFPAILGHEGGGVVEAIGEGVTSVAVGDHVIPLYTPECGECKFCKSGKTNLCQAIRATQGKGLMPDGTTRFFKDGKPIFHYMGTSTFSEYTVVPEISLAKISKEAPLEEVCLLGCGVTTGMGAVINTAKVQKGDTVAIFGLGGIGLSAIIGAQMAGAGRIIGIDINTSKFDLARKLGATDLINPKDYDKPIQDVIVELTDGGVDFSFECIGNVNVMRSALECCHKGWGESVIIGVAGAGQEISTRPFQLVTGRVWRGSAFGGVKGRSQLPGIVERYMNGEFALNDFITHTMGLEQINEAFDLMHEGKSIRSVIHFDKK, from the coding sequence ATGGAAATGATCAAAACCCGTGCCGCCGTTGCCTGGGGACCGAACCAGCCGCTGAAGATCGAAGAAGTCGATCTGATGCCACCGCAAAAAGGCGAAGTGCTGGTGCGGATCGTCGCCACCGGTGTCTGCCACACAGACGCCTACACCCTGTCCGGTGCCGATCCCGAAGGCGTGTTCCCGGCAATCCTCGGCCATGAAGGCGGCGGCGTGGTGGAAGCCATCGGCGAAGGCGTGACCAGCGTGGCGGTAGGCGATCACGTGATCCCGCTGTACACCCCGGAATGCGGCGAGTGCAAATTCTGTAAATCCGGCAAAACCAACCTGTGCCAGGCGATCCGCGCCACCCAAGGCAAGGGCCTGATGCCGGACGGCACTACCCGCTTCTTTAAGGACGGCAAGCCTATTTTCCACTACATGGGCACTTCAACCTTCTCCGAATACACCGTGGTACCGGAAATCTCACTGGCCAAAATCAGTAAAGAAGCACCGCTGGAAGAAGTCTGCCTGCTCGGCTGCGGCGTCACTACCGGCATGGGTGCGGTTATCAACACCGCCAAAGTGCAAAAAGGCGATACCGTTGCCATCTTCGGCCTTGGCGGCATCGGTCTGTCGGCCATTATCGGCGCACAGATGGCCGGTGCAGGTCGCATCATCGGCATCGACATCAACACCAGCAAGTTCGATCTGGCGCGCAAGCTGGGCGCTACCGATCTGATCAACCCGAAAGACTACGATAAACCGATCCAGGATGTGATCGTTGAACTGACCGACGGCGGCGTAGATTTCTCCTTCGAGTGTATCGGCAACGTCAACGTAATGCGTTCAGCGCTGGAATGCTGCCATAAAGGCTGGGGCGAATCCGTAATCATCGGCGTCGCCGGTGCAGGGCAGGAAATCTCTACCCGTCCGTTCCAACTGGTGACCGGCCGCGTCTGGCGCGGCTCTGCTTTTGGTGGGGTGAAAGGCCGTTCGCAACTGCCGGGTATCGTCGAGCGTTATATGAACGGCGAATTCGCGCTGAATGACTTTATTACCCACACCATGGGCCTGGAGCAGATTAACGAGGCGTTCGATTTGATGCACGAAGGCAAATCCATTCGTTCCGTTATTCACTTCGACAAAAAATAA
- the ptrR gene encoding putrescine utilization regulator PtrR — protein sequence MDLTQLRMFCSVAETGSVARAAEQLHRVPSNLTTRLRQLEQELGTDLFIREKQRLRLSPMGHNFLCYANRILALSEEAMSITHAGEPAGNFAIGSMESTAATRLPTLLAAYHQCFSQVSLSLTTGTSGEITERVRAGTLAAALVDGPVQYDELNGCIAFPEHMVVISCLDHLPIHNAKDAKGETLFAFRASCSYRLRLESWFKREGALPGQIMEIQSYHAMLACVASGAGLAMIPHSVLSLLPGHERVKVHTLPDDIAQTATWLLWRRDAFGPNVRALKELIIEQAETVAVENTAHDLPDAIDIA from the coding sequence ATGGATCTGACCCAGCTCCGCATGTTTTGCAGCGTCGCCGAAACCGGCTCCGTCGCCCGTGCCGCAGAGCAATTGCACCGCGTCCCCTCGAACCTGACCACACGCCTGCGTCAGCTCGAACAGGAACTGGGCACCGATCTGTTTATCCGTGAAAAACAGCGACTGCGCCTTTCGCCGATGGGCCATAACTTTCTCTGTTATGCCAACCGTATCCTGGCGCTGAGCGAAGAAGCCATGAGCATCACCCATGCCGGTGAGCCGGCGGGTAACTTCGCCATCGGCTCGATGGAAAGCACCGCCGCCACCCGGTTGCCCACCCTGTTGGCGGCGTATCATCAGTGTTTCTCGCAGGTGTCGCTGTCACTGACCACCGGCACCTCCGGCGAGATCACCGAACGAGTCCGCGCCGGTACGCTAGCGGCCGCGCTGGTCGACGGGCCGGTACAGTATGACGAACTCAATGGCTGTATTGCCTTCCCCGAACATATGGTGGTGATCTCCTGTCTCGACCACCTGCCGATCCATAACGCCAAAGATGCCAAGGGCGAAACCCTGTTTGCCTTTCGCGCAAGCTGTTCTTACCGTCTGCGGTTGGAGTCCTGGTTCAAGCGCGAAGGTGCGCTGCCAGGCCAGATTATGGAAATCCAGTCCTACCACGCCATGCTGGCCTGCGTCGCCAGCGGCGCCGGGCTGGCGATGATCCCGCATTCGGTACTAAGCCTGCTGCCCGGCCACGAACGGGTGAAAGTACACACCCTGCCGGACGACATTGCCCAAACTGCCACCTGGCTACTGTGGCGACGCGACGCCTTTGGCCCGAACGTACGCGCCCTGAAAGAACTGATTATTGAACAGGCAGAAACCGTTGCGGTTGAAAATACTGCCCATGACTTACCCGATGCTATCGACATAGCCTGA